Proteins encoded by one window of Aspergillus puulaauensis MK2 DNA, chromosome 4, nearly complete sequence:
- a CDS encoding uncharacterized protein (COG:G;~EggNog:ENOG410PMAK;~InterPro:IPR005829,IPR005828,IPR003663,IPR036259, IPR020846;~PFAM:PF00083,PF07690;~TransMembrane:11 (n15-23c41/42o65-88i95-113o125-141i153-172o184-206i271-288o308-328i335-355o367-393i405-425o437-455i);~go_component: GO:0016020 - membrane [Evidence IEA];~go_component: GO:0016021 - integral component of membrane [Evidence IEA];~go_function: GO:0022857 - transmembrane transporter activity [Evidence IEA];~go_process: GO:0055085 - transmembrane transport [Evidence IEA]) yields MGIAFDKARYFNRKLAFSIFVIAVSTFNYGFDNQAFATTQAMEAFTRRFGKYDESTGSYAIDSQWLALFNSLNYIGFAAGVLIGSFISARFGRRWCMFTMSVYALITATITVTSNSNEQIMAGRVLNYVYVGMELAVVPVFQSEIVPAPIRGFIVGTYQLSLTLGGVVINAVCYGTSRLTDDRAWRIPLGLFYIVPTLIAASIFFLPESPRWLLQRGRVEEAKSSLKKLREGAFTEEQVETEFRELEFVLENEVEHGKFIELFQGKNLKRTLIVVAVNFFQQATGQAFSSQYGGVYVRSLKIFDPMLYTLMSSCITSAVMICVLFIADKAGRRKLLMLSSVIMIAGLIAMAGLGVQEPVTTQRMKGVISLMVIFGVGFASGWGPLTYVVVTEVTSQQLRDHTSRLGFAINVCFNFAVNFSVPYLVFPDEVGLGSKVGFIFGAIAFLSLIFTYFCVPECKGKTLEQVDWLFKNGVRLRDFGKTDASGMLGGGSTGPKETDIEATYDKTPEGRVQQKKESSH; encoded by the exons ATGGGAATCGCCTTCGACAAGGCCCGGTACTTCAACCGGAAGCTTGCCTTTTCTATCTTTGTTATTGCCGTATCTACGTTTAATTATGGCTTTGACAACCAAGCCTTTGCCACAACCCAGGCTATGGAGGCCTTCACTAGGCGCTTTGGCAAGTACGATGAGAGCACTGGGAGTTACGCAATTGACTCCCAGTGGCTGGCCCTCTTCAATAGTCTGAATTATATTGGCTTTGCAGCGG GTGTTCTTATCGGTAGTTTCATCTCAGCACGATTTGGACGGCGTTGGTGTATGTTCACCATGAGCGTGTACGCCCTTATTACCGCTACCATCACCGTCACATCCAACTCGAATGAACAAATAATGGCTGGCCGTGTTCTCAATTATGTATATGTTGGAATGGAACTCGCCGTGGTCCCCGTCTTCCAGTCGGAAATAG TGCCTGCGCCAATCCGCGGCTTCATAGTTGGGACATATCAGCTCAGCCTCACCCTAGGTGGCGTGGTCATTAATGCCGTTTGCTACGGGACGAGCCGCCTCACAGACGACCGTGCATGGCGTATCCCACTCGGTTTGTTTTATATAGTTCCTACTCTAATCGCCGCATCAATATTTTTTCTCCCAGAGTCTCCAAGGTGGTTACTTCAACGGGGCCGAGTGGAAGAAGCTAAGTCTAGCTTAAAGAAGCTGCGTGAAGGGGCTTTCACAGAGGAACAGGTTGAGACAGAGTTTAGAGAGTTGGAGTTTGTTCTGGAAAATGAGGTAGAGCATGGAAAGTTCATTGAGCTGTTCCAGGGCAAGAACCTCAAGCGCACACTTATTGTGGTGGCCGTCAACTTCTTCCAACAGGCCACTGGCCAGGCCTTTAGCTCCCAATATGGTGGGGTTTATGTCCGATCCCTGAAGATCTTTGACCCCATGTTGTATACACTCATGAGCAGTTGCATCACGTCCGCTGTCATGATATGTGTGTTATTCATCGCAGATAAAGCGGGGAGACG GAAGCTACTCATGCTATCATCCGTGATTATGATAGCCGGTCTCATAGCCATGGCTGGCCTCGGTGTCCAAGAACCTGTAACAACCCAAAGAATGAAAGGAGTGATCTCTTTAATGGTTATATTTGGCGTCGGATTTGCCAGCGGATGGGGACCATTGACCTATGTGGTGGTGACGGAAGTAACGTCGCAGCAACTGCGAGACCATACGTCTCGCCTTGGATTTGCCATAAACGTTTGTTTTAA CTTCGCCGTCAACTTCTCTGTCCCATACCTTGTCTTTCCTGATGAAGTAGGCTTGGGTAGTAAAGTGGGGTTTATATTTGGCGCTATTGCGTTCCTGTCACTCATATTCACTTACTTCTGCGTACCTGAGTGCAAGGGCAAGACCTTGGAACAGGTTGACTGGCTGTTTAAAAACGGTGTCCGGCTGCGCGACTTTGGGAAGACCGATGCGTCTGGAATGCTGGGTGGAGGGTCCACTGGACCAAAGGAGACTGACATCGAAGCCACTTACGACAAAACTCCAGAAGGACGTGTACAGCAAAAGAAAGAGTCGTCACATTAG
- a CDS encoding uncharacterized protein (COG:P;~EggNog:ENOG410PKN7;~InterPro:IPR017850,IPR000917;~PFAM:PF00884;~go_function: GO:0003824 - catalytic activity [Evidence IEA];~go_function: GO:0008484 - sulfuric ester hydrolase activity [Evidence IEA]), producing MAPYSVPPKPLPLKVSSPNGGDKPNYVIFMPDQLRYDSLSCTAEDKAEVRTPNIDAFRRRGTLFTNCFTQASVCSQSRCSMFTGCYPHVSGHRSLENLIKPWEPNIFRSMKDNGYHIACLAPRGDTFAPTVTELSVTEYGFLETPEFMPKFGRGNKEEVDKENIWSRLFYRGLRNANEALDYDEAVVRSALRWLDCPPKDKPWVLFMPLIFPHCPFQVEEPYFSMYDRSQMAGIVSKPKHKTGYEPRYMNTIREQYGTGRATEDMWKEIRATYYGMITRLDDQFGRVIKKVENLGLWKDTVTMFFTDHGEYLGDHGLIEKWPSGLSETLVREPLIIGGAGLPEGKTVNPMTEMVDLVPTMLELSGIGEHFPHNGKSWIPVLVHDSKEHKKYAFSEGGFLTSEEPLLEQAPYPYDIKAGLQHEDTILVGKAISLRDERYAYIYRLYEPAELYDRVADTHEMHNLAAEPEHRDLVAKYEKEVLRWLMEGSDFLPWEKDTRFPQVDLKSPKEQMEERLRNIS from the coding sequence ATGGCGCCATATTCTGTTCCTCCCAAGCCTCTCCCGTTGAAGGTCTCGTCCCCCAACGGCGGAGACAAACCCAACTATGTTATCTTCATGCCAGATCAGCTGAGGTACGACTCGCTGAGCTGCACTGCAGAAGATAAAGCGGAAGTCCGGACGCCAAACATCGACGCCTTTCGTCGTCGCGGTACCCTTTTCACCAATTGCTTCACCCAGGCCTCTGTCTGCTCGCAGTCAAGATGTAGCATGTTCACCGGATGCTACCCGCATGTGAGCGGCCATCGCAGTCTGGAGAATCTCATCAAGCCCTGGGAGCCTAATATCTTCCGCAGTATGAAAGACAACGGGTACCATATTGCCTGTCTGGCACCGAGGGGTGACACCTTCGCTCCGACTGTCACTGAGCTGAGCGTGACGGAGTACGGTTTCCTAGAAACTCCAGAATTCATGCCGAAATTTGGAAGAGGCAATAAGGAAGAAGTGGATAAGGAGAATATCTGGAGTCGGCTATTTTACAGAGGCCTTCGGAACGCCAACGAAGCTCTCGACTACGACGAGGCAGTAGTGCGGTCGGCACTAAGGTGGCTCGACTGTCCGCCAAAGGACAAGCCGTGGGTGCTGTTCATGCCACTAATCTTCCCTCATTGCCCCTTCCAGGTGGAAGAGCCGTATTTCTCAATGTATGACCGCTCGCAAATGGCCGGCATTGTCTCAAAGCCAAAACATAAGACCGGTTATGAGCCTCGTTATATGAATACCATCCGAGAACAGTATGGAACGGGCCGAGCGACTGAAGATATGTGGAAAGAGATAAGGGCCACATATTATGGCATGATCACCCGTCTAGACGATCAGTTCGGTCGTGTTATTAAGAAAGTGGAAAATTTGGGTCTATGGAAGGACACGGTAACTATGTTCTTCACCGACCACGGCGAGTATCTGGGAGACCATGGTCTGATTGAGAAGTGGCCATCTGGGTTGTCAGAGACGCTCGTGCGAGAACCTCTGATCATAGGTGGTGCTGGGCTTCCTGAAGGCAAAACCGTCAACCCGATGACCGAGATGGTAGATCTTGTACCCACAATGCTTGAACTCTCAGGAATTGGAGAACACTTTCCTCATAATGGAAAGTCGTGGATCCCGGTCCTCGTTCACGATTCGAAAGAGCACAAAAAGTATGCCTTCTCTGAGGGCGGCTTCCTAACATCCGAAGAACCCCTGCTTGAACAGGCACCATACCCGTACGACATCAAGGCGGGCCTTCAGCACGAAGATACCATTCTCGTTGGAAAGGCAATCTCGTTGAGAGACGAGCGGTACGCCTACATATACCGGCTGTACGAACCCGCGGAGTTGTACGACCGGGTTGCTGATACGCACGAAATGCACAACCTCGCAGCTGAGCCTGAGCACCGCGATCTCGTAGCCAAATACGAGAAAGAAGTCCTCCGCTGGCTTATGGAGGGTAGCGATTTCTTGCCGTGGGAGAAGGACACTCGGTTCCCACAAGTGGACTTGAAGAGCCCCAAAGAACAGATGGAGGAGCGTCTTCGCAACATTAGCTAA